In Candidatus Poribacteria bacterium, one genomic interval encodes:
- a CDS encoding DUF262 domain-containing protein, giving the protein MKIEQLDLTVREIVEDYDDAGEGGVTGYGGKLDIRPPFQREFIYNDKERNAVIDSILKGFPLNVMYWSDRENGEFEIIDGQQRTISVAQYVDGDFSIEGKYFHNLPSDKQELILDYKLMVYACSGADSEKLEWFKTINIAGKELTTQELRNAVYAGTWLSDAKRYFSRNGCVAYQIGNAYVKGRPIRQEYLETVIKWVSKGSIEDYMGTHQHDEDALLLWEYFQSVIDWVESTFTNTRPKIMRGVDWGSLHNHFGDADLNAEKIEQETARLILDDDVTRKAGIYSYILTGEEKHLNIRAFSDSMKQKVYETQSGICVRCDDKFTIKEMEADHITPWSEDGKTTEDNCQMLCKKCNREKSAR; this is encoded by the coding sequence ATGAAGATCGAACAACTCGACCTCACAGTGCGAGAGATTGTCGAGGATTACGACGACGCTGGCGAGGGCGGCGTAACCGGGTACGGCGGCAAACTGGATATACGTCCGCCATTTCAACGGGAGTTTATCTACAACGACAAGGAACGCAACGCCGTCATTGACTCCATCCTGAAAGGATTCCCGTTGAACGTGATGTACTGGTCAGATCGGGAAAACGGAGAATTTGAAATCATTGACGGACAGCAGCGTACAATCTCCGTTGCTCAGTATGTGGATGGTGATTTCTCGATTGAAGGTAAATACTTCCACAATCTCCCATCAGACAAACAAGAATTGATATTGGATTACAAGTTGATGGTCTACGCCTGTAGTGGGGCAGACAGCGAGAAGTTGGAGTGGTTCAAGACGATCAACATTGCGGGAAAGGAGTTGACCACCCAAGAGTTGCGTAATGCTGTTTACGCCGGAACTTGGTTGTCAGATGCCAAGCGATATTTTAGTCGGAACGGTTGCGTTGCATACCAAATCGGCAATGCCTATGTCAAGGGCAGGCCAATCCGACAAGAGTACTTGGAGACAGTGATTAAGTGGGTCAGCAAAGGCTCAATTGAAGACTACATGGGGACGCATCAGCACGACGAAGACGCGTTGCTCCTATGGGAGTATTTTCAATCGGTGATCGATTGGGTTGAATCCACTTTCACGAACACAAGACCAAAAATAATGAGGGGCGTAGATTGGGGTTCGCTGCACAACCACTTTGGAGACGCCGACCTTAACGCTGAAAAGATTGAGCAGGAAACCGCCCGCCTTATACTTGACGATGATGTGACACGGAAAGCGGGGATATACTCTTACATTCTGACTGGCGAGGAGAAGCACCTGAACATACGCGCCTTTTCAGACAGCATGAAGCAAAAGGTCTACGAAACACAGTCAGGCATTTGTGTTAGGTGTGACGACAAATTCACAATCAAAGAGATGGAAGCAGACCATATCACACCCTGGTCCGAGGACGGCAAGACCACCGAGGATAACTGCCAGATGCTTTGTAAAAAGTGTAACAGGGAGAAGTCCGCACGATAA
- a CDS encoding adenine-specific methyltransferase EcoRI family protein — translation MAGNKSLHAANRAKQDEFYTQLPDIEKELKHYRKHFRGKTVYCNCDDPTISNFFRYFRLNFAKLGLKRLIATCYKNQQSDLFSKHDMETAAGLEYVGNETEPTVFQLKENGDFRNRECIELLKQADIVVTNPPFSLFREYIAQLVEYGKKFVVIGSMNAITYKEVFPLIKSGRLWLGHGPAGKDMLFDVPEDYATELVRNKKEGSAYRLVDGVIKGRLGNAVWFTNLNHKKRNEELILFKRYSPEEYLKYDNYDAINVNKTADIPVDYAGEMGVPITFLDKHNPEQFEIIGMDRPLITQLTGKQSRFKIKGKEIYARIVIRNKRIRQ, via the coding sequence ATGGCAGGAAATAAGTCTCTGCACGCTGCGAATAGAGCAAAGCAGGATGAATTTTACACACAACTCCCGGACATCGAGAAAGAGCTAAAGCATTATAGGAAACATTTTCGCGGCAAGACTGTTTACTGCAATTGCGACGATCCCACCATCAGCAATTTCTTTCGCTACTTTCGCCTGAATTTCGCGAAACTTGGACTCAAAAGACTGATCGCAACCTGCTACAAAAATCAGCAGTCAGACCTATTCAGTAAACACGACATGGAAACCGCTGCCGGACTTGAGTATGTCGGCAATGAAACAGAACCCACCGTATTTCAACTCAAGGAAAATGGCGATTTCAGGAACCGGGAATGTATTGAGTTGCTTAAACAGGCAGACATTGTGGTTACAAATCCGCCGTTTTCATTGTTTAGGGAGTATATCGCGCAACTGGTTGAATACGGCAAAAAATTTGTCGTTATTGGGAGCATGAACGCGATAACATACAAAGAGGTATTTCCCCTAATCAAGAGTGGCAGGTTGTGGCTTGGTCATGGTCCGGCTGGCAAAGATATGCTTTTTGATGTGCCGGAAGACTATGCGACAGAATTGGTTAGAAACAAGAAGGAGGGCAGTGCCTACCGACTGGTGGATGGTGTCATCAAGGGCCGATTGGGGAACGCTGTTTGGTTCACCAACCTCAACCACAAGAAGCGAAATGAAGAATTAATTTTGTTCAAACGATATTCACCAGAGGAATACCTTAAATACGATAACTATGATGCCATCAATGTGAATAAAACGGCTGATATTCCAGTAGATTATGCTGGAGAAATGGGCGTGCCGATTACCTTTTTGGACAAGCACAATCCCGAACAGTTTGAAATTATTGGTATGGACCGACCTCTCATAACCCAGCTAACAGGCAAGCAGAGTAGATTTAAAATCAAAGGCAAAGAGATTTATGCTCGCATAGTCATCCGCAACAAAAGGATACGGCAATGA
- a CDS encoding peptidyl-alpha-hydroxyglycine alpha-amidating lyase family protein — protein MATFGTGDYQYEVVEGWGMIPQLGLVSGVACDSNDRVYVYNRSPQPAMLVFEADGTFVSEWGKDIFQKPHGIWISPNDEIYTTDTVDHTVRKFSLDGELLQTFGTVNQPGAPGGPFNEPTRAVLSTSGEMYVSDGYGQSRVHRMTADGEVIVSWGAPGTGPSEFNLPHDVTVDHNDRVYILDRGNLRCQIFNNNGEYLTEWTDLRSPNDLFIDSDNVIHIAEGGQRISIMTLDGEVIGRWGEKGDAPGQFSDSPHGIWIDSKGDIYVSEVIADRRFQKFARI, from the coding sequence ATGGCAACTTTTGGAACAGGCGATTATCAATATGAAGTCGTAGAAGGATGGGGCATGATTCCCCAACTCGGACTCGTTTCCGGTGTAGCGTGCGACTCAAACGATCGCGTCTACGTCTACAACCGGAGTCCACAACCCGCGATGCTCGTTTTCGAGGCGGATGGCACATTCGTTAGCGAATGGGGCAAGGATATCTTCCAGAAACCGCACGGCATCTGGATCAGTCCCAATGATGAAATTTATACCACAGATACTGTTGATCACACAGTCCGAAAATTCTCGCTTGATGGCGAATTATTGCAGACATTCGGTACTGTCAATCAACCCGGCGCGCCGGGGGGTCCCTTTAATGAACCGACGCGCGCCGTCCTTTCTACCTCTGGAGAGATGTACGTCTCCGATGGCTACGGACAATCGCGGGTACACCGGATGACTGCCGACGGCGAAGTAATCGTTTCGTGGGGCGCACCCGGCACAGGACCCAGTGAATTTAACTTGCCACACGATGTTACTGTAGACCATAACGACCGCGTCTATATTCTTGATCGTGGGAACCTACGCTGTCAGATTTTTAATAACAATGGAGAATACCTGACCGAGTGGACAGACCTCCGTTCTCCAAACGACCTCTTCATTGATAGCGATAATGTTATTCACATTGCCGAAGGCGGGCAACGCATTAGCATCATGACGCTTGACGGAGAAGTTATTGGACGGTGGGGCGAGAAGGGCGATGCACCCGGACAATTCAGCGATTCGCCACACGGCATCTGGATCGATTCAAAAGGCGACATCTATGTTAGCGAAGTCATCGCCGACAGACGTTTCCAAAAATTCGCGAGGATTTAA